Proteins encoded in a region of the Candidatus Beckwithbacteria bacterium genome:
- a CDS encoding ribbon-helix-helix domain-containing protein: MRTIINLSLPSELAYVVDSAVDSGNYASKSEFFRTLLRNWMEDRLLSGLTTSQKEIKSGRGKLLKSLKSLR; the protein is encoded by the coding sequence CTTTACCGTCAGAGCTCGCCTACGTCGTTGATTCGGCCGTTGATTCCGGCAACTACGCCAGCAAAAGTGAATTTTTCCGAACACTTTTGCGCAATTGGATGGAAGATCGACTCTTGTCCGGCTTAACCACCAGTCAAAAAGAAATAAAATCAGGCAGAGGCAAACTGTTAAAATCCCTAAAATCTCTCCGTTAA
- a CDS encoding type II toxin-antitoxin system mRNA interferase toxin, RelE/StbE family: MKIYYSTKFAKEYKKLPLKIKILAEKKEKIFRQNPLDHRLKTHKLTGKLQEFWSFSINFQYRLIFEFIDSQTIWFHSIGTHQIYR; encoded by the coding sequence ATGAAAATTTATTACTCGACAAAATTTGCCAAAGAGTATAAAAAATTACCTCTTAAAATCAAAATTTTGGCTGAGAAAAAAGAAAAGATTTTCCGGCAAAATCCGCTTGATCACCGCCTAAAAACCCATAAACTCACCGGCAAACTCCAGGAATTTTGGTCTTTTTCAATTAATTTTCAGTACCGGCTGATTTTTGAGTTTATTGATTCCCAAACCATTTGGTTTCACTCCATCGGCACCCATCAGATATACCGGTAA